The following proteins are encoded in a genomic region of Drosophila bipectinata strain 14024-0381.07 chromosome XL, DbipHiC1v2, whole genome shotgun sequence:
- the LOC108120497 gene encoding titin, protein MKTMSRFGLRRGFKLSEEQQQVNGKNSSGSAMAATPPNPTQSRKKRQLLEPPEPEPPVGDHHHHQHQPEQQDMMQDYQEQEREPLSLICSLPLERLPRLVEKLQLLNEERLERERERERERERDDGSSIYGHSKVLCLYCDRKFASSKLQAKHVDKFHTERQERRCSGRSTSSTNTQCTSSSGYPGCQMCGPPANRRSQAQPQPQICLPAKHLEQLFQHLSEQHADKYFGCRSCRLRFQDADHLAGHQRQQHHQHLPATMATPESAGAQHKPGLMGADEPVLFRLGLTQNRLPGNRNRGQRKEEEPPPLATPASKSRSSSRAAAQRQQQQQQQQQHHQQQQHQQLQQQQQQLQQPSLQTISLPSQQDSMHPEAIFRLPNMAATASAFDDNFYRDVVNNVRHNLQNHLDGRIFSSSMTTTTTTTSTSTSTSKQELFLLHGPSTQSMGAGGATYPTLLTAEQFGGHGAGSELLPMAKFRRRPHTKHSWKWKWDYVKKFTLINEGGRLVKKPKQPSCLGQRDLSKLDMWTQLTMRQKHDLSTLSLTLAEQELDQEQRRLLEQLNLILDHRLLPHIILEQNEQAVIKCEQDDDGDEDDEDGVGSRHRDPADDLLTQGFADEGFLSLLQLQPKPSRSTATSHLVRSSEAVGRGEERIRSRLVLSGEWARPRLYLCICCGAKFDQRKSLEEHKTFRHSHIYATHYEVVGRELLAGNLLRHLFIPKRALGRFASATNCLRWPQVQAQSGAGSAGQQPKQEPERLQPEEETRSSASSRSSYEVSTPTPLSGLEQQQPSPASASGSGGSSCSPSSSSASTPMSNSMSMSMSMSMSMSTCTSSTNTCSASSSSASAPSSCTKCGRKCSGLMDLYRHMLDCSGDYVWSLAKKRKYRYYCGTKKRRAFSKKRLKQFSARKKEKLEVEVDAEAEGEEEGDVAEGEESGSGSSKLKNSPRQRPSDAESIRKMLENLPAKRVCKKIFPVDNKAKRKAKSMVKSMAKSLAKSKSKSKSKSKQQRSSTKRIYNQHLLRTTRSRSRSSLVATASAGRKQKQQQQQQQQQKKLQKQKRQQQRRAKLERTSKSPPETPEQGASKQEPGKISTTTNTTTTTTTAIVQTKSRSPAVDRPQPLALSLPLPEPVNPLPTPSQESEPASPTPSKQLMPTPPTTPAPATKSPPVLAATAAAGTASTPRLVNLNPNVKRSKRISDCIAMLTGKLEEKLKTEQVPPPKEKPPKEKEKPEESLPSKELPEPAKAPPEEPLQPKTPKRKAVSRRIIKMDVTPEAPVVEKPPVVDGREAAERIPQPQPQVEVSVPVLPAAPPPPLPLPTATSAAPPPALAATPVPIPVVPVPVEVPLPVPPALLPPTRRTPTKAAAKQMVAPPPPAKPSSLAALKQYPPLEPPSMALPAQVPLPPANPAPVPLQLPLGMPGMPAPLPAPLPVPVKMLPKLPLYMPQLPGNPAAPNPMPTAANPPAAATMFVMDSQPLNLTSQRGVLQKPLLGVGVSGDPGLVGAPHHRAGGMPARRQTICGFEARNLLSMEMDMEPLDLSKKSSRKSSPVPPTRMPQMPLPLVTGAPPPPASTAVPVPVPVPVPVAAAPLPPLPIPLPGAALAAHYYSNLDLLKIPQVRNPGTGVVVASAVPPPVPVPVAVATPAHPVKTPSGKKRSLESSAGTKKDHGKSQMKSCPRMDEVVNNHIDDAINSVILAGQASLPDEDDEEEQKEKERERERDLERERERERDLEKEKELEKLERLRKLEEPFAKSGNCILPLAPASGLLFPPVLEKLPLAAPLPAPLAAVPALPSVVVAPAVPATPTIPVAVAATVPAALPAPATASIPVPAPAAAPAPALAPVFTPTPAPVVASPAPPKNLTPKKRSMRSRTIDCRSALLPLDEITPAAVPILPLAVNGDLKEASPMPSAKRKDAAPPPALVEDKKLEPILPATPPPVIEPVPAEVPPPAPVPVSVISVAPALPSHLPPRSATPTSTQHETNCSSLLEEQNSSNMNNNTSSGFHSLAQSEQPVTNTAPPSEEPTPIEPEVGAAKEPEEEMPVKKKQRRRRKNELAAIVADQLLESFKIDNARRDNLKKLENLAYEKSEDLLLTGMLLMSSTKRNAALAPAAKLAKNEAESVTDATPNPPARGRPKRRQSCYYRRGKAALDGGKGTGGGGTAGGVTNDNISALKSSLESFSIGIEKQLKQREAKEAKEAKELGASAAQLPVSSILRPSILSSAAARDPRGQQKPPTGKAGRQEKQEKISAPAAAAPPTYSRDPRLNKNIHKTGPAEQPKSAHTGENPNPEEEDNYLTEIAKNVNEKIMSATTNEDFEFANDEFDGDGDPDGDQDQDNDRYRPPTSMSVRSAPNLNDEHSNFGSMCDDNTNTEVMDMDLDDEMSVYTSYSQDLGRGGRGRRRRRRRSVLFTRRPKKRAQRSELDAEKYGCQLCGKSFFTATSLSKHNMTLAHVSKLSAQEYLQSQTAPSSPQDHRELEREKHSMDAQPLRPVEAPSLAVAQQQMRASVLMLPSQIGQSERERERERERERDRERERLLLEQERQLEREEQVHHVITEASLRLHDNQHSPTAPSAARLNLNPDERLFYECCNILKSAERGGGNGGGGSSAGPTATSVIVTAGRKQPLPPPASPSPSPSPSPSPPPPASPSPSPSPSPPPMPVDPRTPRSLVAAPAPPPPVPQPAAPAVCHQPVIQQLFRNPPAVTPTTTPTNHHRMSPSYSAVSQFSGTTTTSRFKTKAAMKGYENVPLQLDMLDLPKSGRVQVCKLTELADIALGSEKPGGDFLPHLPPANATPPVPPAAPPPAAMQQTMTVTPTGTPTVTPTGPMEQQQSSTSSKTIMHASIIKAAAGVASSATLPPASGRIIIPERPFKNIGLEEKAPITFQKPKTCVNLLQEQDNNSVSTASYSDRDDYDFGTLSCDGDVDPEPEPEPPIRPPVGGEVGPIVGGDVGRVGAPQGGGRTVSTSSSSSSSSSSPEHSRSRSRSSSSSSSSRATAKTFENKSLIMGRIFKHASSAKHTAPVVTPSAAAMPPAGAGNPVPSLAKIKALPKNQANLDQIFDELRAGGAGKAPEMDPPPAVIQENWQHQHHHHHHQHHHHHQVEPMAAPAAPAAPAAMPAPSALPPGRKTKTPAGNARKKPQTKPPPPPPPPATETASSRKPRKDLTKLQSELGMSHEEIEQLIDEGQRKSKRRCATNRPKKLVETWSSDEYEEFLSTKDIIALIEQKEQQEQRRKRKTSEASTQPEPVATPPAVVPKKATTPQRKGRDKKPAPTVEVEPEVEPPPKPPRGAKRNQALPPPPPVDPPAAPVKAKSKPTAPKAPKSSAATKASNSRKRRTNEKLKEKEDSEPEEEPAEREVLKEPPTRTRSSRQPKKGKIKPESEPEPLPPKERQKARNSNQTAPRALVPTPELAAVPVPVSSSARSSSSTTNNNNNSTSSNKNLKTKRKSQTNRQSPARRKRPASEKQLYYWSSSSDDEFGRLEADGEGSRTGDRGTRGSTAGAGAGSVSGGGGERLDLEPAEEEEASPSPGKHFEESEPYQKHGWIVGDSHKKLVKLLAIAKGSKKVDNCGVKRRTPKRKC, encoded by the exons ATGAAGACCATGTCGCGCTTCGGCCTGCGCCGCGGCTTCAAGCTCTccgaggagcagcagcaggtcAATGGCAAGAACAGCAGCGGTAGCGCCATGGCGGCCACGCCCCCCAATCCAACACAGTCGCGTAAGAAACGGCAATTGTTGGAGCCACCGGAACCTGAACCGCCAGTTGGAGATCATCACCATCACCAGCATCAGCCGGAGCAGCAGGATATGATGCAGGATTATCAGGAGCAGGAGCGTGAACCGTTATCCCTGATCTGTAGTCTACCGCTGGAACGATTGCCGCGTCTGGTGGAGAAGCTGCAGCTGCTCAACGAGGAAAGGCTGGAACGGGAACGGGAGCGAGAACGGGAACGGGAACGTGACGATGGCTCCTCCATCTATGGCCATTCGAAGGTCCTGTGTCTGTACTGTGATAGAAAGTTTGCGTCCAGCAAGCTGCAGGCCAAGCATGTGGACAAGTTCCATACGGAGCGGCAGGAGCGACGCTGCAGCGGACGCTCCACCAGCTCCACCAACACTCAGTGCACTAGCTCCTCCGGCTACCCCGGCTGCCAGATGTGCGGCCCGCCGGCGAATAGACGTTCCCAGgcccagccccagccccagaTCTGTCTGCCGGCGAAGCATTTGGAGCAATTGTTCCAGCACCTCAGCGAACAGCATGCGGACAAGTACTTTGGCTGCCGGTCGTGTCGTCTGCGCTTCCAGGACGCCGATCACCTGGCCGGCcatcagcggcagcagcatcaCCAGCATCTGCCCGCCACCATGGCCACGCCGGAGTCGGCCGGAGCTCAACACAAGCCGGGTCTGATGGGCGCCGATGAGCCGGTGCTCTTTCGTTTGGGTCTCACCCAGAATCGTTTGCCCGGCAATCGAAATCGTGGCCAGCGCAAGGAGGAGGAGCCACCGCCCCTGGCCACGCCCGCCAGCAAGTCGAGGAGCAGCAGTCGTGCGGCGGCCcaacggcagcaacaacaacaacaacagcagcagcatcatcagcaacaacaacatcaacagctacaacaacaacaacagcagctccAACAGCCATCCCTACAGACTATATCGTTGCCATCGCAGCAGGATTCCATGCATCCGGAGGCGATCTTTCGGCTGCCGAATATGGCGGCGACTGCCTCCGCCTTTGACGACAACTTCTATCGGGATGTGGTTAACAATGTGCGGCACAACCTGCAGAATCATCTGGACGGAAGGATATTCAGTTCGTCCATgaccaccactaccaccaccacatccaccagcaccagcaccagtaAGCAGGAGCTATTCCTGCTGCACGGACCCAGTACCCAGTCGATGGGTGCCGGCGGAGCCACATATCCCACACTGCTGACCGCCGAGCAGTTTGGCGGCCATGGAGCCGGCAGTGAACTGCTGCCGATGGCCAAGTTCCGGCGGCGGCCGCACACAAAGCACAGCTGGAAGTGGAAGTGGGACTATGTGAAGAAGTTCACCCTGATCAACGAGGGCGGGCGGCTGGTGAAGAAGCCGAAGCAGCCCAGCTGCCTGGGCCAGCGCGATCTCTCCAAGCTGGACATGTGGACGCAGCTGACGATGCGCCAGAAGCACGATCTCTCGACGCTCTCCCTGACGCTGGCCGAGCAGGAGCTCGACCAGGAGCAGCGCCGTCTGCTGGAGCAGCTCAATCTGATCCTTGACCACCGCCTGTTGCCGCACATCATCCTGGAGCAGAACGAGCAGGCGGTGATTAAGTGCGAGCAGGACGATGACGGGGACGAGGACGACGAAGATGGTGTCGGGTCGAGACACCGGGATCCGGCGGATGATCTCCTCACCCAGGGATTCGCCGACGAGGGATTCCTCTCGCTGCTGCAGCTCCAGCCGAAGCCCAGTCGAAGCACTGCCACCAGTCACCTGGTGCGCAGCTCGGAGGCGGTGGGGCGGGGCGAGGAGCGGATCCGGAGCCGGCTGGTGCTGAGCGGGGAGTGGGCGCGACCGCGTCTGTACCTGTGTATCTGCTGCGGCGCCAAGTTCGATCAGCGCAAGTCCCTGGAGGAGCACAAGACCTTCCGCCACTCGCACATCTACGCCACCCACTACGAGGTGGTGGGCCGGGAGCTGCTGGCCGGGAATCTTCTGCGGCATCTGTTCATACCCAAGCGGGCGCTAGGGCGGTTCGCCTCTGCCACCAACTGCCTTCGGTGGCCGCAGGTTCAGGCCCAGTCGGGTGCCGGGTCGGCGGGGCAGCAGCCCAAGCAGGAGCCGGAACGCCTGCAGCCGGAGGAGGAGACCCGTTCGTCCGCCTCGTCGCGCTCCTCGTACGAAGTGTCCACCCCGACGCCCCTATCCGGactggagcagcagcagccgtcTCCTGCCTCGGCCTCCGGCTCTGGCGGCTCCTCCTGTTCCCCCAGCTCATCGTCTGCCTCCACCCCCATGTCCAActccatgtccatgtccatgtctATGTCGATGTCGATGTCCACTTGTACTAGCTCCACCAACACCTGCTCCGCCTCCTCGTCCTCTGCCTCCGCCCCGTCGAGCTGCACCAAGTGCGGGCGCAAGTGCAGCGGCCTCATGGATCTCTACCGGCACATGCTCGACTGCTCCGGCGACTATGTGTGGTCGCTGGCCAAGAAGCGCAAGTATCGTTACTACTGCGGCACCAAGAAGCGTCGCGCCTTCTCCAAGAAGCGACTCAAGCAGTTCTCCGCCCGCAAGAAGGAGAAGCTGGAGGTGGAGGTCGATGCGGAGGCGGAAGGAGAGGAGGAGGGCGATGTGGCCGAGGGGGAGGAGAGCGGCTCCGGGTCCTCCAAGTTGAAGAACTCCCCCCGCCAACGGCCCAGCGACG CGGAGTCCATTCGCAAGATGCTGGAGAACTTGCCCGCCAAACGCGTCTGCAAGAAGATCTTCCCGGTGGACAACAAGGCGAAGCGGAAGGCCAAGTCGATGGTCAAGTCGATGGCCAAGTCGCTGgccaagtccaagtccaagtcaAAGTCGAAATCCAAACAGCAGCGAAGCAGCACCAAGAGGATCTACAATCAGCATCTGTTGCGGACGACCCGCTCCCGGTCCAGATCCTCACTGGTGGCCACGGCGTCCGCGGGACGCAAGCagaagcaacaacagcagcagcagcaacaacagaagAAGCTCCAAAAACAGAAGCGACAACAGCAGCGACGTGCCAAGCTGGAGCGCACCTCCAAATCCCCGCCAGAAACGCCAGAACAAGGGGCTAGCAAGCAGGAGCCGGGAAAAATCAGTaccaccaccaacaccaccaccactaccaccacTGCCATTGTCCAGACCAAGTCAAGATCTCCCGCTGTGGACAGGCCCCAGCCACTGGCGCTATCTCTTCCACTACCCGAGCCAGTTAATCCGCTACCGACCCCCAGCCAGGAGTCGGAGCCGGCCTCGCCCACGCCCAGCAAACAACTGATGCCCACGCCGCCCACAACACCGGCTCCGGCCACCAAGTCGCCGCCGGTTCTGGCCGCCACTGCGGCGGCGGGGACAGCGTCtactccacgcctcgtcaATCTCAACCCGAATGTGAAGCGGAGTAAGAGGATCAGCGACTGCATCGCCATGCTCACCGGCAAACTGGAGGAGAAGCTCAAAACGGAACAGGTGCCGCCGCCAAAGGAGAAGCCGCCCAAGGAGAAGGAGAAACCGGAGGAGTCGCTGCCCTCCAAGGAGCTGCCGGAGCCGGCAAAAGCCCCACCAGAGGAGCCACTGCAGCCGAAGACACCGAAACGGAAGGCGGTTTCGCGACGAATCATCAAGATGGATGTGACGCCGGAAGCTCCGGTTGTGGAGAAGCCACCGGTGGTGGATGGGCGGGAGGCAGCTGAGAGGATTCCACAGCCACAACCGCAGGTCGAGGTTTCTGTTCCGGTTCTGCCCGCTGCTCCTCCGCCGCCCCTGCCACTGCCTACTGCTACCTCGGCCGCTCCTCCGCCTGCTCTGGCGGCCACTCCCGTTCCTATTCCGGTCGTGCCCGTGCCCGTGGAAGTGCCGCTTCCGGTTCCACCGGCCCTTCTGCCCCCCACCAGGCGTACGCCCACTAAAGCGGCTGCCAAGCAAATGGTGGCTCCACCTCCGCCGGCCAAACCATCCTCGCTGGCCGCCCTGAAGCAGTATCCGCCGCTGGAACCGCCATCGATGGCCCTGCCGGCGCAGGTACCGCTGCCCCCCGCCAATCCGGCACCTGTTCCTCTTCAGTTACCTTTGGGCATGCCCGGGATGCCGGCACCGTTGCCAGCTCCGCTGCCCGTTCCGGTCAAGATGCTGCCGAAGCTGCCGCTCTACATGCCCCAGTTGCCGGGCAATCCGGCCGCTCCGAATCCGATGCCCACGGCTGCCAATCCTCCGGCTGCTGCCACCATGTTCGTGATGGATTCCCAGCCCCTGAACCTGACCAGCCAGCGTGGTGTCCTTCAGAAGCCGTTGCTGGGAGTGGGCGTGTCGGGAGATCCCGGCCTGGTGGGAGCACCGCATCACCGGGCTGGTGGCATGCCGGCCAGGCGGCAGACGATCTGCGGATTCGAGGCGCGCAATCTGCTCAGCATGGAGATGGACATGGAGCCGCTGGATCTGTCCAAGAAGTCGAGCCGGAAGTCATCGCCCGTGCCGCCGACACGGATGCCACAAATGCCATTGCCCCTAGTCACCGGAGCTCCTCCTCCGCCAGCGTCGACTGCCGTTCCCGTACCCGTCCCGGTTCCAGTTCCAGTGGCTGCCGCTCCCCTGCCGCCTctgccgatccctctgccggGAGCCGCTCTGGCGGCGCACTACTACTCCAATCTGGACCTGCTGAAGATACCACAGGTGCGCAACCCCGGCACCGGTGTGGTGGTGGCCTCTGCCGTGCCGCCTCCAGTTCCAGTGCCCGTGGCCGTTGCCACGCCCGCCCATCCCGTCAAGACCCCGAGCGGCAAGAAGCGTTCCCTGGAGAGCTCCGCCGGCACCAAGAAGGATCATGGAAAGAGCCAGATGAAGTCGTGTCCGCGGATGGACGAGGTGGTGAACAACCATATCGATGATGCCATCAATTCCGTCATTCTGGCTGGCCAGGCGAGTCTGCCGgacgaggacgacgaggaggagcagAAGGAGAAGGAGCGCGAGCGGGAAAGGGATCTTGAGAGGGAGCGGGAGCGAGAACGAGATCTGGAGAAGGAAAAGGAGTTGGAGAAGCTGGAGAGACTCAGGAAACTGGAGGAGCCGTTCGCCAAGTCGGGCAACTGCATCCTGCCCCTGGCACCCGCTTCGGGATTACTGTTTCCGCCAGTTCTGGAGAAGCTACCTCTTGCTGCACCTCTGCCAGCACCTCTGGCCGCTGTTCCGGCCCTCCCATCGGTTGTGGTCGCTCCGGCTGTCCCGGCGACTCCCACTATTCCGGTAGCCGTCGCCGCCACAGTTCCCGCTGCTCTTCCGGCGCCAGCCACTGCTTCCATTCCTGTCCCGGCACCAGCTGCGGCTCCCGCCCCTGCTCTTGCTCCCGTTTTTACGCCAACTCCGGCTCCAGTGGTGGCCTCGCCTGCTCCTCCCAAGAACCTGACGCCCAAGAAGCGTTCCATGCGCTCCCGCACCATCGACTGTCGTTCGGCTCTGCTGCCCCTGGACGAGATTACCCCGGCGGCTGTTCCCATACTCCCGCTGGCCGTGAATGGTGATCTCAAGgaggcttctcctatgcccaGCGCCAAGCGCAAGGATGCGGCTCCTCCACCCGCCCTAGTTGAAGACAAGAAGCTGGAGCCGATCCTGCCCGCCACACCCCCGCCCGTGATAGAACCTGTGCCGGCCGAGGTCCCGCCACCCGCTCCTGTGCCCGTCTCCGTGATCTCGGTGGCGCCAGCGCTTCCCAGCCACCTGCCTCCTCGcagtgccacgcccaccagcACCCAGCATGAGACGAACtgcagctccctgctggaggagcagaacagcagcaacatgaaCAACAACACCTCGTCGGGCTTCCACAGCTTGGCGCAGTCGGAGCAGCCGGTGACCAACACGGCGCCGCCATCAGAAGAGCCCACGCCCATCGAACCGGAGGTCGGGGCCGCGAAGGAGCCGGAGGAGGAGATGCCCGTCAAGAAGAAGCAGCGGCGACGGCGGAAGAACGAGCTGGCCGCCATCGTGGCGGACCAGCTGCTGGAGAGCTTCAAGATCGACAACGCCCGCCGGGACAACCTCAAGAAGCTGGAGAACCTGGCGTACGAGAAGAGCGAGGACCTGCTGCTCACCGGAATGCTGCTGATGTCCAGTACGAAGCGCAACGCCGCCCTCGCGCCCGCCGCCAAGCTGGCCAAAAACGAAGCCGAGTCCGTGACGGATGCGACTCCAAATCCGCCGGCACGGGGCAGGCCGAAGCGGCGCCAGAGCTGTTACTATCGGCGGGGCAAGGCGGCGCTCGACGGCGGCAAGGGCACCGGCGGCGGAGGTACGGCCGGTGGGGTGACCAACGACAACATCAGCGCACTGAAATCCTCGCTGGAATCCTTCTCCATCGGCATCGAGAAGCAGCTGAAGCAGCGCGAGGCCAAGGAAGCCAAGGAGGCGAAGGAGTTGGGGGCGTCGGCGGCTCAGCTGCCGGTCAGCTCCATCCTGCGTCCCAGCATACTGAGCAGTGCCGCCGCCAGGGATCCGCGCGGCCAGCAGAAGCCTCCGACAGGCAAGGCCGGCCGGCAAGAGAAGCAGGAGAAGATTAGCGCACCCGCCGCGGCGGCACCACCCACCTACAGTCGGGATCCGCGCCTGAACAAGAACATCCACAAGACGGGACCCGCCGAGCAGCCGAAATCGGCGCATACCGGCGAGAATCCCAAtcccgaggaggaggacaacTACCTGACGGAGATCGCCAAGAACGTGAACGAGAAGATCATGTCGGCCACCACCAACGAGGACTTTGAGTTCGCCAACGATGAGTTCGACGGGGACGGCGATCCGGATGGGGATCAGGACCAGGACAACGATCGCTACCGCCCGCCCACGTCCATGAGTGTGCGCAGCGCCCCCAACCTGAACGACGAGCACTCCAATTTCGGCTCCATGTGCGACGACAACACCAACACCGAGGTGATGGACATGGACCTGGACGACGAAATGAGCGTGTACACCAGCTACTCCCAGGATCTGGGCAGGGGCGGACGGGGCAGGCGGCGGCGACGACGCCGCAGTGTCCTGTTCACCCGCCGGCCCAAGAAGCGGGCGCAGCGCAGCGAACTGGACGCGGAGAAGTACGGGTGCCAGCTGTGCGGCAAGTCCTTCTTCACGGCCACCTCGCTCTCCAAGCACAACATGACCCTGGCCCATGTCTCCAAGCTGTCGGCCCAGGAGTACCTGCAGTCGCAGACGGCGCCCTCGAGTCCGCAGGATCATCGCGAACTGGAGCGGGAGAAGCACTCGATGGACGCCCAGCCACTAAGGCCAGTGGAAGCACCATCCCTGGCCGTGGCCCAGCAGCAGATGCGGGCCTCGGTTCTGATGCTGCCCTCCCAGATTGGTCAGTCGGAGCGAGAGCGGGAACGGGAAAGGGAGCGAGAACGCGACAGGGAACGGGAGCGGTTGCTGCTGGAGCAGGAACGGCAGCTGGAGCGGGAGGAGCAAGTGCATCATGTCATAACCGAAGCCAGTTTGAGGCTCCACGACAACCAGCACAGTCCCACCGCCCCCTCGGCAGCTCGCCTCAACCTCAATCCCGACGAGCGCCTCTTCTACGAGTGCTGCAACATCCTGAAGAGCGCCGAGCGCGGAGGCGGCaatggaggaggaggatccTCGGCCGGGCCCACGGCCACCTCGGTGATTGTCACAGCTGGCAGGAAGCAGCCCCTGCCGCCGCCAGCATCGCCTTCGCCGTCGCCATCACCGTCGCCTTCGCCTCCGCCGCCGGCCTCTCCATCGCCCTCACCATCGCCATCGCCGCCGCCAATGCCAGTGGATCCCAGGACACCCCGTTCTCTAGTGGCGGCGCCGGCCCCTCCCCCGCCCGTCCCTCAGCCAGCAGCTCCGGCCGTCTGCCACCAGCCGGTGATCCAGCAGCTCTTCCGCAATCCTCCAGCCGTCACGCCCACCACCACGCCCAC GAACCACCATCGGATGTCGCCCAGCTACTCGGCCGTCTCACAGTTCTCgggcaccaccaccacctcgcGCTTCAAGACGAAGGCCGCCATGAAGGGCTACGAGAATGTGCCCCTCCAGCTGGACATGCTGGACCTGCCCAAGTCCGGCCGGGTCCAGGTCTGCAAGCTCACGGAGCTGGCGGACATCGCCCTGGGCAGCGAGAAGCCGGGTGGGGACTTCCTTCCGCATCTGCCGCCTGCAAATGCGACACCGCCAGTGCCACCGGCAGCGCCCCCGCCGGCCGCGATGCAGCAGACCATGACGGTGACGCCTACGGGCACGCCCACCGTGACACCGACGGGGCCCatggagcagcagcagagctCCACGTCCTCGAAGACCATCATGCACGCCTCGATCATCAAGGCGGCGGCGGGCGTGGCCAGCTCGGCAACCCTGCCGCCTGCCTCCGGACGGATCATCATTCCGGAGCGGCCGTTCAAGAACATCGGGCTGGAGGAGAAGGCGCCCATCACGTTCCAGAAGCCGAAGACGTGCGTCAACCTGCTCCAGGAGCAGGACAACAACAGCGTCTCCACGGCCAGCTACTCGGATCGGGATGACTACGACTTTGGAACGCTGAGCTGTGACGGAGATGTGGACCCGGAACCGGAGCCAGAGCCGCCGATCAGGCCGCCAGTGGGCGGAGAGGTGGGGCCGATAGTGGGCGGCGATGTGGGCCGAGTGGGGGCGCCACAAGGCGGCGGCCGTACCGTGTCCACGTCCAgttcgtcgtcgtcgtcctcctcgtcGCCGGAGCACAGTCGCAGCCGGAGCcggagcagcagtagcagcagctccagcagGGCCACCGCCAAGACCTTCGAGAACAAGTCCCTGATCATGGGCAGGATCTTCAAGCATGCCAGCAGCGCCAAACACACGGCCCCCGTAGTGACGCCTTCGGCTGCCGCGATGCCGCCAGCGGGAGCAGGCAATCCAGTGCCCAGTCTGGCCAAGATCAAGGCGCTGCCCAAGAACCAGGCGAATCTGGACCAGATCTTCGATGAACTGCGCGCCGGGGGAGCTGGAAAGGCGCCCGAGATGGATCCACCGCCGGCGGTCATTCAGGAGAACTGGCAGCACCagcatcaccaccaccaccatcagcaccaccaccaccaccaggtGGAACCGATGGCGGCGCCAGCTGCTCCTGCCGCTCCGGCGGCCATGCCGGCGCCCAGTGCCCTGCCACCCGGCCGGAAGACCAAAACACCGGCCGGTAATGCTCGGAAGAAGCCACAAACAAAGCCacctccgccgccgccgccgccggccACGGAGACCGCCTCCAGCCGAAAGCCACGCAAGGATCTGACCAAGCTGCAGTCGGAGCTGGGCATGAGTCACGAGGAGATCGAGCAGCTGATCGACGAGGGCCAGCGGAAGTCGAAGCGCAGATGCGCCACCAATCGACCAAAGAAACTGGTGGAGACCTGGAGCTCCGACGAGTACGAGGAGTTCCTCTCCACCAAGGACATCATAGCGCTGATCGAGcagaaggagcagcaggagcagcgcCGCAAACGCAAGACCAGTGAAGCCAGCACCCAGCCAGAGCCGGTGGCCACTCCTCCGGCGGTGGTCCCCAAGAAGGCCACCACTCCGCAACGGAAAGGTCGTGACAAGAAGCCCGCGCCGACCGTGGAGGTGGAGCCAGAGGTGGAGCCGCCGCCTAAGCCACCGAGGGGTGCCAAGAGGAACCAGGCActgccaccaccacctccagtCGATCCTCCAGCAGCTCCAGTCAAGGCCAAGAGCAAGCCAACAGCTCCCAAGGCGCCGAAATCCTCGGCAGCCACCAAAGCCAGCAACTCACGGAAGAGGAGAACCAACGAGAAGCTCAAGGAGAAGGAGGACTCGGAACCGGAAGAGGAGCCGGCGGAGAGAGAGGTCCTGAAGGAACCACCGACCAGGACGCGCAGCTCCCGGCAACCCAAAAAGGGCAAAATCAAGCCGGAGAGTGAACCGGAGCCGCTGCCGCCGAAGGAACGCCAGAAGGCTCGAAATAGCAACCAGACAGCCCCGAGGGCTCTCGTGCCCACACCTGAGCTGGCCGCTGTGCCAGTCCCAGTCTCCTCCAGTGCCAGGAGTAGCTCCtccaccaccaacaacaataacaacagcaccagcagcaacaagaaTCTGAAAACAAAGCGGAAGTCGCAAACGAACCGCCAATCTCCTGCTCGTCGGAAGCGCCCGGCCAGCGAGAAGCAGCTCTACTACTGGAGCAGCTCCAGCGACGACGAGTTCGGGCGCCTGGAGGCCGACGGCGAGGGCAGTCGCACGGGTGACCGCGGCACCAGGGGCAGTACAGCCGGAGCGGGTGCGGGATCGGTGTCCGGTGGAGGCGGAGAGCGTCTGGACTTGGAgccggcggaggaggaggaggcctcGCCCTCGCCGGGCAAGCACTTTGAGGAGAGTGAGCCGTACCAGAAGCACGGCTGGATTGTGGGGGACTCGCACAAGAAGCTAGTGAAGCTACTGGCCATCGCCAAGGGCAGCAAGAAGGTGGACAACTGCGGCGTCAAGCGGCGGACGCCGAAGCGCAAGTGCTAG